In Erigeron canadensis isolate Cc75 chromosome 1, C_canadensis_v1, whole genome shotgun sequence, a single window of DNA contains:
- the LOC122598977 gene encoding serine--glyoxylate aminotransferase has product MDYFNAPGRNHLFVPGPVNIPDQVLRAMNRNNEDYRSPAIPALTKTLLEDVKKIFKTTSGTPFLIPTTGTGAWESALTNTLSPGDRTVSFVIGQFSLLWVDQQQRLGFNVDVVESEWGRGADLEILASKLAADTAHTIKAVCIVHNETATGVTNNLASVRKILDHYQHPALFLVDGVSSICALDFRMDEWGIDVALTGSQKALSLPTGMGIVCASPKAIEASQTAKSVRVFFDWKDYLKFYKMGTYWPYTPSIQLLYGLKAALELIFEEGLDNVIARHTRLGTATRLAVEAWGLKNCTQKEEWFSDTVTAVVVPPYIDSSEIVRRGWKRYNLSLGLGLNKVAGKVFRIGHLGHLNDLQLLGCLAGVEMVLKDVGYPVKLGSGVAAACAYLQNNMPMIPSRI; this is encoded by the exons ATGGATTATTTTAATGCACCTGGAAGGAACCATCTGTTTGTGCCGGGGCCGGTCAACATCCCGGATCAGGTACTTCGTGCAATGAACCGAAACAATGAGGACTATCGTTCCCCTGCCATTCCTGCGTTGACAAAAACTTTACTCGAGGATGTAAAGAAGATTTTCAAGACCACTTCTGGGACTCCCTTTCTCATCCCAACTACAG GTACTGGTGCATGGGAAAGCGCACTGACAAATACTTTGTCCCCTGGAGACCGAACTGTATCTTTCGTCATTGGTCAGTTCAGTTTGCTTTGGGTCGATCAGCAGCAACGCCTTGGGTTCAATGTCGACGTGGTGGAAAGTGAGTGGGGTCGTGGTGCTGACTTGGAAATTCTAGCATCAAAATTGGCTGCAGATACCGCTCACACTATTAAGGCTGTCTGCATCGTCCACAATGAAACAGCCACCGGAGTTACCAACAACTTGGCTTCCGTAAGGAAAATACTTG ATCACTACCAGCACCCAGCTCTGTTCCTAGTTGATGGGGTGTCATCCATATGTGCTCTAGACTTCCGCATGGACGAATGGGGTATTGATGTGGCTCTAACTGGCTCCCAGAAAGCACTCTCTCTTCCCACTGGTATGGGGATTGTGTGTGCTAGCCCCAAAGCTATTGAGGCTTCTCAGACTGCAAAGTCGGTTAGAGTTTTCTTTGACTGGAAGGACTACTTGAAATTCTACAAGATGGGAACATACTGGCCATACACTCCATCCATACAGcttttgtatggtttgaaagCAGCTCTTGAACTCATCTTTGAAGAAGGGTTGGATAACGTGATTGCAAGGCACACCCGTCTTGGCACAGCAACTAG GCTTGCTGTGGAAGCATGGGGTTTGAAGAATTGCACCCAAAAGGAGGAATGGTTCAGTGACACGGTCACTGCCGTGGTTGTTCCTCCATATATTGATAGTTCTGAAATTGTCAGAAGGGGATGGAAGAGATACAATTTAAGTTTGGGTCTCGGGCTAAACAAAGTTGCCGGAAAAGTCTTCAGAATAGGACATCTTGGCCACCTAAATGAT TTGCAACTGCTAGGGTGTCTTGCAGGGGTGGAGATGGTGCTCAAGGATGTGGGTTACCCTGTGAAGCTCGGAAGTGGAGTGGCGGCTGCTTGTGCATACCTACAGAACAACATGCCCATGATTCCATCAAGGATTTAA